The following are encoded together in the Cololabis saira isolate AMF1-May2022 chromosome 5, fColSai1.1, whole genome shotgun sequence genome:
- the rassf10a gene encoding ras association domain-containing protein 10 — protein MEPEEGKISVWVCREEKLVSGLTKRTTCADVVQVLLEDQNLQQGVSAAMLSGSPQSYCVVEKWRGFERTLPNKTKLLRLWAAWGDEQDNVRFVLVKHDASLPNSGPRSAEARVVQSRDELLKGTGIMSSRTCWTAASAAAAANANNNLSQDKQRRIVRKAFRKLDKMNKKKEQTLVWKDKSSVERMETLVHLVISQDHTIRQQVQRIRELDREIERYEATVHLDRIKRHGVNYVQDTYMVDSSADNATAAAAAAAAAPVRQDAEAMAQLEDYARRCEEVVRLQEELVEREALVESITGEIQEELNRRWMARRREEETGADAAEDAHKCASSAVSSSEPKAESLSETELGVEEEERVKTQLDTSLYIGLRLKTDLDAVRGDLELSLALWETKESELLELLAKVETMEIERANTTVAEQGKGEELGAESGSAEDGGGWGEQIRDLAKACDANDEDSDTGLSSMHSQDSDNPPVCESLV, from the coding sequence ATGGAGCCGGAGGAGGGGAAGATCTCGGTGTGGGTGTGCCGGGAGGAGAAGCTGGTGTCGGGGCTCACCAAGCGCACCACGTGCGCGGACGTGGTGCAGGTCCTGCTGGAGGACCAGAACCTGCAGCAGGGGGTCTCCGCCGCCATGCTGTCCGGCTCCCCGCAGTCCTACTGCGTGGTGGAGAAGTGGCGGGGCTTCGAGAGGACTCTGCCCAACAAGACCAAGCTGCTGCGGCTGTGGGCCGCCTGGGGGGACGAGCAGGACAACGTGCGCTTCGTGCTGGTCAAGCACGACGCGTCTCTGCCCAACAGCGGCCCCCGCAGCGCCGAGGCCAGGGTGGTCCAGAGCCGGGACGAGTTGCTCAAGGGCACCGGCATCATGAGCAGCAGGACCTGCTGGACCGCCGCCTCCGCGGCCGCAGCCGCCAACGCCAACAACAACCTGTCCCAGGACAAGCAGAGGCGCATCGTGCGCAAGGCCTTCAGGAAGCTGGACAAGATGAACAAGAAGAAAGAACAGACTTTGGTTTGGAAGGATAAGAGCTCGGtggagaggatggagacgcTGGTGCACCTGGTGATCTCGCAGGACCACACCATCCGCCAGCAGGTGCAGAGGATCAGGGAGCTGGACCGGGAGATCGAGCGCTACGAGGCCACGGTGCACTTGGACCGCATCAAGAGGCACGGGGTGAACTATGTGCAGGACACGTACATGGTGGATTCATCTGCAGAtaatgctactgctgctgctgcagctgcagctgctgctccggTGCGCCAGGACGCGGAGGCGATGGCGCAGTTGGAGGATTACGCACGGCGCTGCGAGGAGGTGGTGCggctgcaggaggagctggTGGAGAGGGAGGCTCTGGTGGAGAGCATCACCGGGGAGATCCAGGAGGAGCTGAACCGGAGGTGGATGGCgcggaggagggaggaggagacggGCGCGGACGCGGCCGAGGACGCACATAAATGTGCGTCCTCGGCCGTCTCCTCCTCGGAGCCCAAAGCGGAGTCTCTGTCCGAGACCGAGCTCggggtggaagaggaggaaagggTGAAAACCCAGCTGGACACCAGTCTGTACATCGGCCTGAGGCTGAAGACGGACCTGGACGCCGTCAGGGGGGACCTGGAGCTGAGTCTGGCGCTCTGGGAGACTAAGGAGAGCGAGCTCTTGGAGCTGCTGGCCAAAGTGGAAACCATGGAAATAGAGCGAGCAAACACGACTGTGGCCGAGCAGGGGAAGGGGGAGGAACTGGGGGCTGAGTCGGGGTCTGCAGAGGACGGTGGCGGCTGGGGGGAGCAGATCCGAGACCTGGCAAAGGCTTGTGACGCCAACGACGAGGACTCGGACACGGGGCTGAGCTCCATGCACAGCCAGGACTCGGACAACCCTCCCGTGTGCGAGTCCCTGGTGTAG